Proteins encoded together in one Nostoc sp. PCC 7524 window:
- a CDS encoding DUF4351 domain-containing protein: MAYDNICKYLAENYPAEFSRWLLSSETSDIQVLKTELSLEPIRADAVTFLQISNQILHLEFQTLPTSNPPINFRMLDYYTRLKRQYWCQIEQVVIFLQPSTAEIVFHTEYVDTKTRHEYRVIRIWEEDPTPLLANPALLPLATLAKTNSPNTLLEQVAAHVDMIEETDERINISACVQVIAGLRFEQNLIRQLFREEIMQESVIYQDILQKGLQQGLQQGLQQGKQEGEATLIIRQLHRRFGNLDPQIQQRIHELSTNQLENLAEALLDFSSLTDLINYLAEISTQD, translated from the coding sequence TTGGCTTACGATAATATCTGCAAATACCTAGCAGAAAACTATCCTGCTGAATTCTCTAGATGGTTACTCTCATCTGAAACTTCAGACATCCAGGTACTAAAAACAGAACTCAGTCTTGAACCCATTCGAGCTGATGCTGTTACTTTTCTACAAATATCCAATCAAATTCTGCATCTAGAATTTCAAACTTTACCCACATCCAATCCTCCAATTAACTTTCGGATGCTGGATTACTACACCAGATTGAAACGACAATACTGGTGTCAAATTGAGCAGGTGGTAATATTTCTGCAACCGAGTACAGCAGAAATAGTTTTTCATACCGAGTATGTAGACACTAAAACCAGACATGAATATCGAGTGATTCGGATTTGGGAAGAAGATCCCACGCCACTGCTAGCTAACCCGGCACTTTTACCTTTAGCAACTTTAGCTAAAACTAATTCACCCAATACCCTCCTAGAGCAAGTTGCAGCCCATGTCGATATGATTGAAGAAACAGATGAGCGAATCAATATCTCAGCTTGTGTACAAGTGATAGCCGGGTTGCGCTTTGAGCAAAATTTGATCCGACAACTATTTCGTGAGGAAATTATGCAAGAATCTGTGATTTATCAGGATATCCTGCAAAAAGGACTACAACAAGGACTACAACAAGGACTACAACAAGGAAAACAGGAAGGGGAAGCAACGTTGATTATCCGTCAGCTTCATCGTCGATTTGGTAATCTTGATCCTCAAATACAACAGAGGATTCATGAGCTATCAACTAATCAATTAGAAAATTTAGCAGAAGCACTCTTAGATTTTTCTAGCCTAACTGATTTAATCAATTACTTAGCAGAAATATCAACCCAGGATTAG
- a CDS encoding phenylacetate--CoA ligase family protein, producing the protein MNNKLRGQQAIQAWEDFVSTPLEALLQQHINTASESAVLDLFHDVAADVPAYKAFLAEKGINPDSIQTFADFQKLPAIAKENYISRYPLTNLCRNGQLEGCDMIAASSGSTGKPTFWPRFFTDELQIATRFEQIFYDSFAADTKRTLAVICFTLGTWVGGMFTTNCCRYLASKGYPITVITPGNNKDEIFRVVQELGGNFEQVVLLGYPPFLKDVIDTGIVRGVEWPRYQIKFVMAGEVFSEEWRSLVGERVGSQHPCYDSASLYGTADAGVLGNETPLSICIRRFLAQNPTAAKALFGESRLPTLVQYDPVSRFFEVQDGQLLFSGNNGIPLIRYNILDTGGIISYDAMLQFLANWGFNPLENLTSTTPHSPRGIRKLPFVYVFGRSNFTVSYFGANIYPENVTVGLEQPVIKEWVTGKFVLQVKEDADQNRFLSVVVELAPEVEGSEDKHQAIANSILTQLLRLNSEFANYVPKEYQTPQVMLAPMGDREYFPIGVKHRYTRQ; encoded by the coding sequence ATGAACAACAAATTACGAGGGCAGCAAGCAATCCAGGCATGGGAAGATTTTGTATCTACCCCTCTAGAAGCATTATTACAGCAGCATATCAACACTGCTAGTGAATCAGCTGTCTTGGATTTATTTCATGATGTAGCTGCTGATGTGCCTGCTTACAAAGCTTTCTTAGCAGAGAAAGGAATTAATCCCGATAGTATCCAAACTTTTGCGGATTTTCAGAAACTTCCAGCGATCGCTAAAGAAAATTATATCTCGCGTTATCCTCTAACTAATTTATGTCGCAACGGGCAGCTAGAAGGTTGCGATATGATTGCGGCTTCCTCCGGTTCTACAGGTAAGCCGACATTTTGGCCTCGGTTCTTCACCGATGAATTACAAATTGCTACACGCTTTGAGCAAATTTTTTACGACAGTTTCGCCGCCGATACCAAACGCACCCTCGCAGTAATTTGTTTTACCCTCGGTACTTGGGTTGGTGGGATGTTCACTACAAATTGCTGTCGCTATCTTGCCAGCAAAGGCTACCCCATCACTGTGATTACACCCGGTAACAATAAAGACGAAATATTCAGGGTAGTGCAGGAACTAGGTGGCAATTTTGAACAGGTGGTTTTATTAGGATATCCACCATTTCTGAAAGATGTAATTGATACAGGAATTGTTCGTGGTGTGGAATGGCCACGCTATCAGATTAAATTTGTGATGGCAGGTGAAGTATTTAGCGAAGAATGGCGGAGTTTAGTAGGCGAAAGGGTAGGTTCTCAACATCCCTGCTATGATTCCGCATCACTTTACGGTACAGCCGATGCGGGAGTATTAGGCAATGAAACCCCTTTGAGTATTTGTATTCGGCGTTTTTTGGCACAAAACCCCACAGCCGCTAAAGCATTATTTGGAGAATCCCGTTTACCTACACTGGTGCAGTATGATCCAGTGAGCCGCTTTTTTGAAGTGCAAGATGGGCAATTATTATTTTCTGGCAATAACGGTATTCCCCTAATCCGGTATAACATCTTAGACACTGGGGGAATTATCAGCTATGATGCTATGCTTCAGTTTTTAGCAAACTGGGGATTCAACCCACTGGAAAATCTGACTTCTACTACTCCCCATTCCCCAAGAGGTATTCGCAAACTACCCTTCGTCTACGTCTTTGGACGCTCTAATTTTACAGTTTCCTACTTTGGCGCAAATATCTACCCCGAAAATGTCACAGTAGGGTTAGAGCAACCTGTGATTAAAGAATGGGTAACAGGTAAGTTTGTCTTGCAGGTAAAAGAAGATGCCGATCAAAATCGATTTTTATCTGTAGTGGTGGAATTAGCACCAGAGGTAGAAGGTAGTGAAGATAAACACCAAGCCATAGCTAATTCAATTCTCACCCAACTGTTGCGACTGAACAGCGAGTTCGCCAATTACGTCCCGAAGGAATACCAAACACCCCAAGTGATGTTAGCACCAATGGGCGATCGCGAATATTTCCCCATCGGTGTCAAGCATCGCTACACACGCCAGTAA
- a CDS encoding serine/threonine-protein kinase — protein MQVYCSKQHANNSSNRFCIHCGEPLALAVGQVVDNRYRVIRQLGQGGFGRTYLAEDTKKSNQTCVLKEFAPQVTEKQDLQKAKELFEREANVLKKLHHPQIPRFHASLQVKIGSRDFFFLVQDYIEGDNFDQILEQRQSQGKTFSEEEVITLIQQILPVLSYIHSLDVVHRDISPDNLIWRRGDNLPVLIDFGGVKQLPASEGFWFTKLAVNHTLLGKKGYAPEEQLRQGKVFFSSDLYSLAVTALVLLTGKEPQKLYDSYQGVWRWGREINVSTKLESVLKKMLAYKPSDRYQNADQILKNLPSPSLTQPPVTHLTKIKTMVVAPGRKAAGAIVSKLHNKTQAVAQKLPFPVWLRPFAVSFGGTALVVLTGAGTWAVVNAVVRGVSSITLPSISLPQIPSLPNPIAQPVGSKTKISLSDILSRRQQLEIPEVFFIRTVDGLFYAQKPELKGRSLTSKPEDKALRDEWQTIAGDLLNKIEQANLSTDSRRNLGSYTEQDYQRWRRQARSGQLGKYTVNDLNRDTNQKFDRLFPGQQRGKLNQQTLGQIWYAIAADQVNQAKSGR, from the coding sequence ATGCAGGTATATTGCAGTAAACAACACGCAAATAATAGCAGTAATCGTTTTTGCATTCATTGCGGTGAACCTTTGGCTCTTGCTGTTGGGCAAGTTGTAGATAATCGTTATCGGGTGATACGGCAATTAGGACAGGGTGGGTTTGGACGGACTTATTTGGCTGAGGATACTAAGAAATCAAATCAAACCTGTGTGCTGAAGGAATTTGCTCCCCAAGTTACTGAGAAACAGGATTTACAAAAAGCTAAGGAGTTGTTTGAGCGAGAAGCAAATGTTCTCAAAAAACTTCACCATCCTCAAATTCCGAGGTTTCACGCTTCGCTACAGGTGAAAATCGGCAGTCGGGATTTTTTCTTTTTGGTACAAGATTATATAGAGGGTGATAATTTTGACCAAATCTTAGAACAGCGTCAAAGTCAAGGGAAGACTTTTAGTGAAGAAGAAGTAATTACTTTAATACAACAGATTTTGCCAGTTTTATCTTATATTCACTCTCTAGATGTAGTACACCGTGATATTTCTCCTGATAATTTGATTTGGCGGCGTGGTGATAATTTACCTGTGCTGATTGATTTTGGTGGGGTGAAGCAATTACCAGCTTCTGAGGGCTTCTGGTTTACTAAATTGGCTGTTAATCACACTTTACTAGGTAAAAAAGGTTACGCACCAGAAGAACAATTACGACAGGGAAAGGTATTTTTTAGCAGTGATTTATATTCTTTGGCGGTGACAGCTTTAGTTTTACTGACAGGAAAAGAACCGCAAAAACTATATGACAGCTATCAAGGTGTTTGGCGTTGGGGTAGAGAAATCAATGTTAGTACAAAACTAGAGTCGGTGTTAAAAAAGATGCTGGCTTATAAACCAAGCGATCGCTATCAAAACGCTGATCAAATTCTCAAAAATTTACCTTCACCATCTCTCACTCAACCGCCTGTCACCCATCTTACCAAGATTAAGACAATGGTAGTTGCCCCCGGACGCAAGGCAGCAGGCGCGATTGTCAGTAAATTACATAACAAAACTCAAGCCGTTGCCCAAAAGTTACCCTTCCCGGTTTGGTTGCGTCCTTTTGCAGTGAGTTTTGGCGGGACAGCTTTAGTGGTTTTGACTGGTGCAGGTACTTGGGCTGTAGTCAATGCCGTAGTTCGTGGTGTATCATCAATTACTTTGCCATCAATCTCCTTACCCCAAATCCCATCCTTACCCAATCCGATTGCTCAACCAGTCGGGAGTAAAACCAAAATTAGTCTGAGTGACATTCTCAGCCGTCGTCAACAATTAGAAATTCCGGAAGTATTTTTTATTCGGACGGTAGATGGCTTATTCTATGCCCAAAAACCGGAACTTAAAGGACGAAGCCTCACTTCTAAACCGGAGGATAAAGCTTTACGGGATGAGTGGCAGACTATTGCTGGGGATTTATTGAATAAAATAGAACAAGCTAACCTCAGTACCGATTCACGCCGGAATTTAGGCAGCTATACTGAGCAAGATTATCAAAGATGGAGAAGACAAGCCCGTTCTGGACAACTGGGAAAATACACAGTTAATGATCTCAATAGAGATACCAATCAAAAATTTGATCGGTTGTTTCCTGGTCAACAGCGTGGGAAACTGAATCAACAAACTTTAGGTCAAATTTGGTATGCGATCGCTGCTGATCAAGTTAATCAAGCCAAAAGCGGGAGATAG
- a CDS encoding serine/threonine-protein kinase, whose protein sequence is MYSLYCSKGHENSAGSRFCLQCGEKLVDHPQSSGIQPGLTLSDRYVIVRQVGKGGFGRTYLAEDINRFRELCILKEFYPQVQTEYVLQKAEELFQREASVLYKLQHPQIPRFRELFHTNLEGKEYLFLVQDYVEGETYNALLNARKQQGLRFTEAEIRQLLQQILPVLDYIHALGVIHRDISPDNLILRSVDQLPVLIDFGGVKQVAAVVVSQYYQPGAAVPTPAATLLGKVGFAPPEQMQTGSVYPHSDLYALAVTALVLLTGKQPQELLDTYTLAWQWRRDISLSPILGQVLDKMLAPRPGDRYQSAQQVLQALNPTQTPIYYPATQAPIPTSPPTTAPTSATLAVSPTPPSPPTSPTPPPSPPKKSWTPTKLFLAVIALVGVGGLAWWGLNGRGDDPIVVNPTPTPTITQPTNPLDKYSPAERRRKQRLSDRRQQLGIDFNFYVNLVNQRFWEQNPSLRGRTLSDEPADESLRAEWDQIAAQLLEKLAPLSTKARRQLGTYTAAERDRWKVEVNQINVSSRALYDLGDAAFFNAFPEQKGQDFLNQPIGQIWHAFVSDKLNALLAGSALQRIVFAPGATSKTVSGTLKPAAGRAFIADLGKDQSLDLKLQANSKVLLSVYSPSGKIVFLEDSQQRNLSTELPESGFYEFVVVSTASTPADYQLSLTVESPTSPSEPTSTPTETTTPIPTPTETPTPDPTPTVTPE, encoded by the coding sequence ATGTATTCTCTTTATTGTTCTAAAGGACACGAAAATTCTGCGGGGAGTCGCTTTTGTCTCCAGTGTGGTGAGAAGTTGGTGGATCATCCCCAAAGTTCTGGTATTCAACCGGGGCTAACTTTAAGCGATCGCTATGTAATTGTACGTCAAGTTGGTAAGGGTGGGTTTGGACGTACCTATTTGGCTGAAGATATTAATCGTTTCCGTGAACTTTGCATTTTAAAGGAATTTTATCCTCAAGTTCAAACAGAATACGTTCTCCAAAAAGCAGAAGAATTATTTCAACGGGAAGCTAGCGTTCTGTATAAACTACAGCACCCCCAAATTCCCCGCTTTCGAGAACTGTTCCACACCAACCTCGAAGGTAAAGAATATCTATTTTTAGTTCAGGATTATGTGGAAGGGGAAACTTATAATGCCCTATTAAATGCCCGCAAACAACAGGGTTTAAGATTTACAGAAGCAGAAATTCGCCAACTTTTACAGCAAATTTTACCAGTGTTGGATTACATCCATGCTTTGGGTGTGATCCATCGGGATATTTCGCCAGATAACTTAATCCTTCGCAGTGTTGATCAATTACCAGTATTAATTGACTTTGGTGGTGTCAAACAAGTAGCAGCTGTTGTTGTTTCCCAATATTATCAACCTGGGGCAGCTGTGCCGACTCCAGCCGCCACTCTACTGGGTAAGGTAGGATTTGCGCCACCAGAACAAATGCAAACTGGCTCGGTTTATCCTCACAGTGACTTATATGCTTTGGCTGTTACCGCATTGGTTTTACTGACTGGTAAACAACCCCAAGAATTACTCGATACTTACACTCTGGCTTGGCAGTGGCGACGGGACATTAGCCTAAGTCCAATTCTAGGGCAGGTGTTAGATAAAATGCTAGCTCCTAGACCCGGCGATCGCTACCAATCAGCCCAGCAAGTTTTACAAGCACTCAACCCCACACAAACACCGATATATTATCCCGCAACTCAAGCACCAATTCCCACATCTCCACCCACAACAGCCCCCACATCCGCCACCCTGGCTGTCTCCCCCACTCCCCCATCTCCCCCTACTTCCCCCACTCCCCCACCTTCCCCACCCAAAAAATCGTGGACACCCACAAAACTTTTCTTAGCTGTAATAGCATTAGTTGGTGTTGGCGGATTAGCTTGGTGGGGATTGAATGGGAGAGGAGATGATCCCATCGTAGTTAACCCCACGCCGACACCAACTATTACCCAACCCACCAATCCCTTAGATAAATATTCGCCAGCAGAACGACGACGCAAACAAAGATTAAGCGATCGCCGTCAACAGTTAGGTATAGACTTTAATTTCTATGTGAATTTAGTGAATCAACGCTTTTGGGAGCAAAATCCCAGTTTACGGGGACGCACCCTCAGCGATGAACCAGCAGATGAAAGTTTACGGGCAGAATGGGATCAAATTGCTGCACAATTATTAGAAAAACTGGCCCCCTTGAGTACCAAAGCCAGACGACAATTAGGAACTTACACAGCCGCAGAACGCGATCGCTGGAAAGTAGAAGTTAATCAAATCAACGTTAGTAGTCGGGCTTTATATGACTTGGGTGATGCAGCTTTCTTTAATGCTTTCCCTGAACAAAAAGGTCAAGATTTTCTTAATCAACCCATCGGACAAATTTGGCACGCCTTTGTGAGTGACAAACTTAATGCACTCTTAGCTGGTAGTGCTTTACAAAGAATTGTTTTTGCTCCAGGTGCTACCAGTAAAACCGTCAGTGGTACTCTCAAACCTGCTGCGGGCAGAGCTTTTATTGCTGATCTTGGCAAAGACCAATCTTTAGATTTAAAGTTACAAGCAAATTCCAAAGTTTTGTTATCAGTTTATTCTCCTTCCGGCAAAATCGTATTTTTAGAAGATTCTCAGCAACGCAATTTATCCACTGAACTACCAGAATCAGGATTTTATGAGTTCGTTGTGGTATCTACTGCATCCACACCAGCAGATTATCAACTTAGCCTGACAGTAGAAAGTCCTACCTCACCGTCAGAACCTACATCAACGCCCACAGAAACCACCACACCCATACCCACACCCACCGAAACCCCAACCCCAGATCCGACACCAACAGTAACACCTGAATAA
- a CDS encoding BON domain-containing protein: protein MKKLVTFVVSACLLVGTFGCQEAVKNTSETPIPTNGTAKTPEKQATQTTKPTDKTLKSTEKSTTTPDSKFKTDKQNNTATTSEQDLKNAVIKKLQKGLPGNKLEVENNKGEITLKGKAASKEELEKAEKLVKEVKGVNNVKVEAELEDQKKS, encoded by the coding sequence ATGAAAAAGCTAGTTACCTTCGTAGTTAGTGCTTGTTTATTAGTTGGTACATTTGGCTGTCAAGAAGCTGTAAAAAATACTTCCGAAACGCCTATTCCTACAAATGGAACAGCCAAAACGCCTGAAAAACAAGCTACTCAAACTACAAAACCCACAGATAAAACTCTCAAATCTACTGAGAAATCAACAACTACTCCAGATAGTAAATTCAAAACTGATAAACAAAATAATACAGCCACAACATCTGAACAAGATTTAAAAAATGCTGTTATTAAAAAGTTACAGAAAGGTTTACCTGGAAATAAGTTAGAAGTAGAAAATAACAAAGGTGAAATTACCCTTAAAGGTAAGGCTGCTTCTAAAGAAGAACTAGAAAAAGCTGAAAAATTAGTTAAAGAGGTGAAGGGAGTTAACAACGTCAAAGTAGAAGCAGAACTTGAAGATCAGAAAAAATCTTAA
- a CDS encoding sensor histidine kinase, whose product MYEWILPSLSEVLAESQSTLAECSVTKAEQQWRMSLAATEQLLINTLATAAIDAVPGLVLAAPAPLFSQPILTQKLQKVTFTAKPFNPLALMPFQMPSAIAISEAANTPGESVLPLLPADPLASEQFCLVFTNKFSLVLVLATHPDGQKTFSFSFEPEIVQQAWRSLGARVMLTNPDFFTELDALVQNYPVVAPDYRTLLQFSQLLLQAVPESEAIKEDFSQYPISHPPSPIPNPQCPLPNHSTPNPDVELLQAFAHEVRTPLTTIRTMTRLLLKRRDLPANVINRLEIIDHECTEQIDRMELLFKAAELETCTSSKAANTYLTAMSLDQVLQQSIPRWQQAAQRRNLTLDVVLPQQLPTVVSNPAMLDRVLTGLMENFTRSLPAGSHIQVQVIPAGDQLKLQLSPQTLCQETNKVSAPATPPIRKALGQLLMFQPETGTISLNIAATKHLFQAIGGKLIVRQRSQYGEVLTIFLPLEVRG is encoded by the coding sequence GTGTACGAATGGATATTGCCAAGTCTGAGTGAAGTGCTAGCCGAAAGTCAATCAACTTTGGCTGAATGCTCAGTCACCAAAGCAGAGCAGCAATGGCGGATGAGTTTAGCAGCGACAGAACAGCTGCTAATTAATACGTTAGCCACTGCCGCAATTGATGCAGTCCCTGGATTGGTTTTGGCTGCACCAGCACCCCTATTTAGTCAGCCAATATTAACTCAAAAGTTGCAAAAAGTAACTTTTACAGCCAAACCATTTAACCCCTTGGCGTTAATGCCGTTTCAAATGCCAAGTGCGATCGCTATTTCGGAAGCAGCAAATACTCCTGGCGAGTCGGTACTACCTTTACTACCAGCTGATCCCTTAGCATCAGAGCAGTTTTGTCTGGTATTTACAAATAAATTTAGCTTAGTGTTGGTTTTAGCAACCCACCCAGACGGACAAAAAACCTTTTCATTTTCCTTTGAACCAGAGATAGTACAACAAGCATGGCGATCGCTAGGTGCGCGAGTCATGCTCACTAATCCCGATTTTTTTACTGAATTGGACGCACTGGTACAAAACTATCCCGTAGTTGCACCAGATTACCGTACTTTGCTTCAATTTAGTCAGTTGTTGCTCCAAGCCGTACCAGAATCAGAAGCGATTAAAGAAGACTTCTCCCAGTACCCAATTTCCCATCCCCCATCCCCAATTCCCAATCCCCAATGTCCACTCCCCAATCACTCCACCCCAAACCCTGATGTAGAATTACTCCAAGCCTTTGCTCACGAAGTCCGCACTCCACTAACAACTATTCGCACCATGACTCGCCTATTACTCAAGCGGCGAGATTTGCCAGCCAATGTGATCAATCGCTTAGAAATTATCGATCACGAGTGTACTGAGCAAATTGATCGCATGGAGTTGTTATTTAAGGCAGCAGAATTAGAAACTTGTACCTCAAGCAAGGCTGCTAACACCTACTTGACTGCAATGTCTCTAGATCAGGTGCTACAACAAAGCATTCCTCGTTGGCAACAAGCTGCACAACGTCGCAATCTAACTTTAGATGTGGTTTTACCGCAGCAATTGCCTACGGTAGTGAGTAATCCAGCCATGTTAGATCGGGTACTCACGGGTTTGATGGAAAACTTCACCCGCAGTTTGCCAGCTGGTAGCCATATTCAAGTTCAAGTCATTCCCGCCGGAGATCAATTGAAGTTACAACTGTCGCCTCAAACTCTCTGTCAAGAGACAAATAAAGTTAGCGCACCTGCAACTCCTCCCATCCGTAAAGCCCTCGGTCAGTTGCTGATGTTCCAACCAGAAACAGGTACTATTAGTTTAAATATTGCTGCTACTAAACACCTATTTCAAGCGATCGGCGGTAAGTTAATTGTCCGTCAGCGTTCACAATATGGGGAAGTTTTGACTATTTTCTTACCCTTGGAAGTGAGGGGTTAG
- a CDS encoding retropepsin-like aspartic protease family protein produces MKNMVKCRIASINLAGIIAISMLMFLALSHRTTAQSPGDCFMITASGRTIKLDKLCHNSSEIKKFPEPEKKVFRVPIKRRLGRTPVIDVTFNNKKTFEMIVDTGANNTVITMGIANALQIKPTGVMAAQIADGSLIQFPTGTVNLMTAGGAIANNVEVAIAPQAPIGLLGHDFFDNYDIKILEKTVEFHPRSKQ; encoded by the coding sequence ATGAAAAATATGGTTAAGTGCAGGATTGCAAGTATTAATTTAGCTGGAATTATAGCCATATCAATGCTAATGTTTTTAGCATTATCCCATCGTACTACTGCTCAATCTCCAGGCGACTGTTTTATGATTACCGCCTCTGGGAGAACGATTAAGTTAGATAAGCTTTGTCATAATTCCAGTGAGATCAAGAAATTTCCAGAACCAGAAAAAAAAGTGTTTCGAGTTCCTATCAAGCGCCGCCTGGGTAGAACTCCTGTAATTGATGTCACCTTTAATAACAAAAAAACCTTTGAGATGATTGTTGATACGGGTGCTAACAATACTGTAATTACTATGGGAATAGCAAATGCTTTACAAATCAAACCTACAGGAGTAATGGCAGCACAAATTGCTGACGGTAGCCTAATTCAATTCCCCACAGGGACAGTAAATTTGATGACAGCAGGTGGAGCTATAGCTAACAACGTAGAAGTAGCGATCGCACCTCAAGCACCCATTGGATTACTAGGTCACGACTTTTTTGATAACTACGACATTAAAATATTAGAAAAAACCGTAGAATTTCATCCTAGAAGTAAGCAATAG
- a CDS encoding nucleoside phosphorylase: MASKYFYHIGFSPDDLGASPPSMAVLSGDPERARLIAHTYLQDVCLLSEHRGLNSYLGYLPNGCPILSATSGMGAPSLSIVVNELVQVGIKKIIRIGTCGSIQSHIPVGSIVISSAALCRQGAANDIAPVEYPATADPFLTVALVKAAQALKVEYYMGITASVDTFYEGQERTDSANPYLMRSLHGITREYQRLNILNYEMECGTLFKMAGVYGFAAAAVCGVVAQRTITEEVILSQKDMAVNNAIATAIYAAKNCN, from the coding sequence TTGGCTAGTAAATACTTCTATCACATTGGTTTTAGTCCAGATGATCTGGGAGCTTCACCTCCTAGTATGGCTGTATTATCTGGCGATCCGGAACGGGCGCGTTTGATCGCTCACACTTATTTACAGGATGTCTGCCTACTTTCAGAGCATCGGGGACTGAATAGCTATTTAGGATACTTACCCAATGGTTGCCCAATTTTATCTGCTACCAGTGGTATGGGTGCGCCTTCCTTAAGTATTGTGGTGAATGAGTTAGTGCAGGTAGGTATTAAAAAAATTATCCGCATAGGCACTTGTGGCTCCATCCAGTCTCATATACCAGTCGGTAGCATAGTTATTAGTAGTGCGGCATTATGTCGTCAAGGTGCAGCCAATGATATTGCTCCTGTGGAATATCCAGCCACCGCCGATCCGTTTCTGACTGTAGCTTTGGTGAAGGCGGCGCAAGCATTAAAGGTTGAGTATTACATGGGAATTACGGCTTCGGTAGATACTTTTTATGAAGGGCAAGAACGTACCGATTCTGCTAACCCTTATTTAATGCGATCGCTGCATGGTATCACCAGAGAATATCAGCGTTTAAATATTTTGAACTACGAGATGGAATGCGGCACACTGTTTAAAATGGCTGGAGTCTATGGCTTTGCAGCTGCGGCTGTTTGTGGTGTAGTGGCGCAACGCACTATTACTGAAGAAGTTATCTTATCTCAAAAGGATATGGCAGTGAACAATGCGATCGCAACTGCTATATATGCCGCAAAAAACTGTAATTAA
- a CDS encoding phycocyanobilin:ferredoxin oxidoreductase, with product MSLTSMPSLREQQHPLIRQLADCIEAVWHQNLDLSPYHLPAELGYVEGRLEGEKLIIENRCYQTPQFRKMHLELARVGNMLDILHCVMFPRPEYDLPMFGCDLVGGRGQISAAIADLSPVNPERILPATYDTQLSSLPSLDFSQPRELPEWGKIFSDFCLFVRPSSPDEETMFLGRVGEFLQIHCQAAIASSPVESEKMQQILAGQRNYCTKQQQNDKTRRVLEKAFGSEWAENYMTTVLFDLPE from the coding sequence ATGTCATTAACTTCCATGCCCTCGCTACGAGAGCAACAACATCCCCTAATTCGCCAACTAGCTGACTGTATTGAAGCGGTTTGGCATCAAAATCTGGATTTGTCACCTTATCACTTGCCTGCTGAGTTGGGGTATGTGGAAGGAAGGCTAGAAGGTGAAAAACTCATCATTGAAAATCGCTGCTATCAAACACCCCAGTTTCGGAAAATGCACTTGGAACTGGCTAGGGTGGGAAATATGTTGGACATTTTGCATTGTGTGATGTTTCCCCGTCCAGAATATGACTTACCGATGTTTGGGTGTGATTTAGTGGGGGGTAGAGGTCAAATTAGTGCCGCGATCGCAGACTTGTCTCCTGTGAACCCAGAGCGGATTTTACCAGCAACCTATGACACTCAATTGTCATCTCTTCCATCTCTAGACTTTTCACAACCTCGTGAATTACCAGAATGGGGAAAAATTTTCTCAGATTTTTGTCTGTTTGTGCGTCCCAGTTCTCCCGACGAAGAAACTATGTTTTTAGGACGGGTGGGGGAGTTTTTACAAATTCATTGCCAAGCAGCGATCGCATCTAGTCCTGTTGAGTCTGAAAAGATGCAGCAAATTCTCGCCGGACAACGCAATTACTGCACCAAACAGCAACAGAACGATAAAACCCGCCGGGTACTAGAAAAAGCCTTCGGTTCCGAATGGGCAGAAAATTACATGACTACAGTATTGTTTGATTTACCAGAGTGA
- a CDS encoding DUF2267 domain-containing protein, whose amino-acid sequence MQHDEFIGQVQHRAHLSSRGDAEVATRATLETLAERIAGNEPLNAAAQLPKGIAQYLQHQYAGAGTRFSLDEFFQRVSLLEDVDLPKAVHHARTVIEVLTEAISPGEINDIRSQLPSEFDPLFESGSQGKMCVNT is encoded by the coding sequence ATGCAACACGATGAGTTTATCGGACAGGTACAACATCGCGCACATCTCAGTTCAAGGGGTGATGCTGAAGTTGCAACTCGTGCTACTTTAGAAACATTAGCCGAACGCATAGCTGGCAACGAACCTCTCAATGCTGCGGCTCAACTACCAAAAGGCATTGCCCAATATCTGCAACACCAATATGCAGGTGCTGGTACACGCTTCTCTCTAGATGAGTTTTTTCAGCGAGTTAGCCTTTTAGAAGATGTAGACCTGCCAAAAGCGGTGCATCATGCCCGTACAGTCATAGAAGTATTGACAGAAGCTATTAGTCCAGGGGAAATCAACGATATTCGTTCCCAATTACCATCAGAATTTGACCCGTTGTTTGAGTCAGGAAGTCAAGGAAAAATGTGCGTCAACACTTAA